In Gulosibacter molinativorax, a single window of DNA contains:
- a CDS encoding helix-turn-helix transcriptional regulator, translating into MDTSHHPSDTPWGLEPLIDIGELAAYLGVPVSTIYDWRTRGLGPPAYRFGKHLKFAVGDVRAWVERQRETDTAGS; encoded by the coding sequence ATGGACACCTCTCACCACCCTTCCGACACTCCCTGGGGGCTGGAGCCTCTGATCGACATTGGCGAGCTGGCCGCCTACCTTGGTGTGCCGGTCTCGACGATCTACGACTGGCGCACTCGCGGCCTCGGCCCGCCCGCGTACCGCTTCGGCAAACACCTGAAGTTCGCAGTCGGCGATGTGCGTGCCTGGGTCGAGCGGCAGCGCGAGACCGACACGGCAGGGTCCTGA